The following are from one region of the Corylus avellana chromosome ca1, CavTom2PMs-1.0 genome:
- the LOC132188175 gene encoding allene oxide synthase 1, chloroplastic-like, translated as MASASLAFPSLQPKFQSPRRSSPRPSTRRIIPCTISASVSETPPVSVQPVVPPEPTKLPIRKVPGGYGLPFIGPIIDRLDYFYKQGREEFFKSRIQKYQSTVFRVNMPPGPFIASDSRVVAILDGKSFPVLFDVTKVEKKDVFTGTYMPSTELTGGYRVLSYLDPSEPSHGKLKRLLFFLLKSRRDHVIPEFHSSYAELFGGLENELATKGKAAFGDASDQAAFNFLARALYGANPAETKLGLNGPKLVQKWVLFQLAPLLALGLPVALEELLIHTVRLPSFLIKADYKILYDFFYESSGFVLDEAERLGVSRDEACHNLLFATCFNSFGGMKFFFPSMIKLIGRAGVKLHTQLGQEIRSVIRSNGGKVTMAAMEQMPLMKSVVYESLRIEPPVALQYGRAKRDLIIESHDAAFKVKEGEMIFGYQPFATKDPKIFDRAEEFVPDRFVGDGERLLSHVLWSNGPETEASTVENKQCAGKDFVVLVSRLLVVELFLRYDSFEIEIGTSALGASITLTSLQRATF; from the coding sequence ATGGCGTCCGCTTCTCTAGCTTTTCCGTCCTTGCAACCAAAATTTCAATCACCCAGAAGATCATCACCAAGGCCTTCCACGCGTCGGATCATACCCTGTACGATCTCTGCGTCGGTGTCTGAAACGCCGCCTGTGTCGGTCCAACCGGTTGTGCCGCCTGAACCCACCAAGCTCCCGATCCGGAAAGTCCCTGGAGGCTATGGCTTACCTTTTATCGGTCCAATCATCGACCGGCTTGACTACTTTTACAAGCAGGGTCGTGAAGAGTTCTTCAAATCACGCATCCAAAAGTACCAGTCAACGGTATTCAGAGTCAACATGCCACCTGGCCCTTTCATAGCGTCTGACTCGCGGGTGGTCGCTATACTCGACGGCAAGAGCTTTCCGGTGCTCTTCGACGTCACGAAGGTCGAAAAGAAAGACGTTTTCACGGGGACTTACATGCCATCCACGGAGCTCACCGGAGGTTACCGAGTCTTGTCGTATCTCGACCCGTCGGAGCCGAGCCACGGCAAGCTCAAGCGGCTCCTGTTCTTCCTCCTCAAGTCCCGTAGAGACCACGTCATACCGGAGTTCCATTCCAGCTACGCCGAGCTCTTCGGGGGCCTCGAGAACGAGCTCGCAACCAAAGGAAAAGCCGCTTTCGGAGACGCCAGCGATCAAGCCGCTTTCAACTTCCTGGCTCGCGCACTGTACGGCGCGAACCCGGCTGAGACCAAGCTGGGGCTGAACGGGCCAAAGCTGGTCCAAAAATGGGTCCTCTTCCAGCTGGCACCTCTGCTCGCCCTCGGCCTCCCTGTGGCTCTCGAGGAGCTCCTCATCCACACCGTCCGTCTCCCTTCATTTCTGATCAAAGCCGATTACAAGATTCTCTACGACTTCTTCTACGAGTCATCTGGGTTCGTCCTCGACGAGGCGGAGAGATTAGGCGTCTCCAGAGACGAAGCTTGCCACAACCTCCTCTTCGCCACTTGCTTCAACTCCTTCGGAGGCATGAAGTTCTTCTTCCCCAGCATGATCAAGCTCATCGGCCGCGCAGGGGTCAAGCTCCACACCCAGCTGGGGCAGGAGATCCGATCGGTCATCAGATCCAACGGCGGAAAAGTCACGATGGCCGCCATGGAACAGATGCCTCTGATGAAGTCCGTCGTGTACGAGTCGCTCCGGATAGAACCGCCGGTGGCACTCCAATACGGGAGAGCCAAGCGCGACCTCATCATCGAGAGCCACGACGCAGCTTTCAAAGTAAAGGAAGGCGAAATGATATTTGGGTATCAACCATTCGCCACCAAGGACCCCAAGATATTCGACAGAGCCGAAGAGTTCGTGCCGGACCGGTTCGTCGGAGACGGCGAGAGATTGCTCAGCCACGTGTTGTGGTCCAATGGGCCAGAGACCGAGGCATCAACGGTCGAGAATAAACAGTGTGCCGGGAAGGATTTCGTGGTTTTGGTGTCGAGGCTTCTTGTCGTGGAGCTGTTCCTCCGATATGATTCCTTCGAGATCGAGATCGGTACGTCGGCGTTGGGGGCCTCCATTACCCTAACGTCTCTCCAAAGAGCCACGTTTTGA